GTCGAAGGCTTTGGAATCCCTCGCAAAACTGCTGGATGGGGTGGGAACGCAAACGCGGTAAACTCGAAGAATTCAACAGTTTGCTTCGCGGTGATAAGAACACCACCTACTCGATTCAATCTTCTGTCATCGATAAACTGCCGCCGATTCGCTATGTCCTTACACTCGATGGCGACACCGTTCTGCCTCGAGACGCCGCGCGGCAGATGATCGCTACATTGGCCCATCCACTTAATCAGCCGATATTATCGGAAGATAAACGCCGGGTGATTTCCGGTTTTGGACTATTACAACCCCGAGTGAGTTTCCTTTATAAAACCGGATTTCAGTCGTGGTTTGCAAGCCTTTTCGCAGGCTCTGCCGGGATCGATCCTTATTCCGCCGCGGTGTCCGATACGTACATGGATCTTTTTGCCAAGGGAACTTTCACAGGCAAAGGGCTGTACGATATCGATGCTTTTCAAGCGACCTCGGGACAAGCTTTCCCCGAAAATGCCATCTTAAGTCACGATCTGATCGAGTCAAATTATACGCGCTGTGCCCTGGCCACCGATGTCGAAGTCTTCGATGAGTTCCCTTCGCGTTATAACTCGTACGCTCGGCGCGAACATCGATGGATCCGAGGCGACTGGCAATTGCTGCCCTGGTTGAGTCGCCGAGTGCCAACTTCTTCCGGCGAAGCGATCAATATTCTGCCGGCTTTGGAACGCTGGAAGATCATCGATAATTTGCGCCGGAGTCTCGTACCGGCCAGTCTCGTTCTGCTCTTGCTTCTGGCCGCGACCATTCTGCCCGGACAATTTCTTGGCTGGTGTGGCTTTGTTATGATCCTATTCGCGTGGCCAACGATCTTTTATCTGCTCGAAACTGCGTTGTTAAAATTGCATGGCAAATCTTCGAGGAGTTTGATTGCCCGCTTACGGGCCGATCTTCCTTCAACTCTCGGACAATCGGCCCTGCAATTCGCGTTTCTACCCAATCAAGCCTGGGTGGCCATTCATGCAATTGGTACGACGCTTTACCGTCTGAATTTTTCGCGAAAGAAATTACTGGAATGGGAGACCGCCGCAGCGGCAGAAGTCCGTTTGGGAACTCAATTCAAGGCCTTCCTCCACTCCATGTTTCCCGCCGTGATAATATCTCTGGTCTGTTTGCTTCTTGTGGGAATATCCCACTTGAGCAATTTGATTTATTTTGCTCCGATCGGCCTGCTCTGGCTAATGTCACCCCTGATCGCCTGGCGAATCAGCCAACCGCGACAATTTTTGGAAAGAAGCTTAACCGAAGAAGAACGATTGGAACTCCGGCTGGTTTGTCGAAAGACCTGGAATTTCTTCGAAACTTTTGTCGGGGATGCCGATAATCACTTGCCTCCGGACAACTACCAGGAAGATCCTTTGTCGGCAGTGGCCCACCGCACTTCCCCTACGAATATCGGTTTATATCTCCTTTCCGTTCTGGCTGCGCACGATCTGGGATACCTCACCCTGCCTCAGATGCTGGAGCGATTACGCAAAACATTTGCATCGATTCAAAAATTGGAAAAGTATCGCGGCCATCTGTTGAATTGGTACGAAACCACAACGCTAGAGACTTTACAGCCTGGCTACGTCTCCACGGTCGACAGCGGGAATTTATTAGCCTGTCTGCTGACGTTGAAGCAGGGCCTTTTAGAAAAAATGCGAACCCCGCCGCAGTCAACTCCCGAGGGACTACGAGATACCTGCGAACTGTTTCTGAAAGCCCTTTCAGAGCCAGCGCATAACGATCCCAAATTGAAACAGCAGGCTGAGGAGTTGCGAAAAGCACTTTTAACGAAATTTAAACTCACCGAGATTCAATCTTCACTCGTTTCACTGCAATCGAAATCTCTTTCTAGTCATCCTGAGGCGGAAGTTTGGCTTTCTCGACTCTCCCAACAAGTGCAACAACAGTTGCTTTTAGATCAACAGCCTACCGAGCAAAGTGTCGGGTGCCCCAAGGAAATGGCTGAGATCGCTGAAGAGGCCGAGCGATTAGCAAAGGGCATGGATTTTCGATTTCTTTATAATGCCGAGCGGGATCTCTTCAGCATTGGCTATAACTGCAACACGCAAAGATTAGACACTTCACATTACGATTTGCTCGCTTCAGAATCCTGCATCGCCAGTTTTCTGGCGGTCGCTCGCGGTCAAGTCCCCAGAAAGCACTGGTTTCAATTAGGTAGGCTTTCAATGTATGCCGCGGGAGAGACCGGCTTGATCTCCTGGGGTGGTACGATGTTCGAGTATCTGATGCCCCGGATCCTTCTACCGGTACCGCAGGGAGTATTGCTCGATCGGGCACAACGCACGGCCGTCGCCCGACAGATCGAGTTTGGTGCGGAAGAGAAACTACCCTGGGGTGTTTCCGAATCCGGATTTTATCTGCTTGATGCCGGTAAAATCTATCAGTACCAATCGTTCGGGGTTCCTGGTTTGGGTTTAAAAAGGGGCCTGGAAAAAGATCGGGTCGTGGCTCCCTATGCGACTCTGATGGCTGTGGACATCGATCCCCAGAAAGCGATCGCCAACCTGAAGGAGCTGAAAAAGTGGGGCGGCGAGGGCAAATTCGGTTACTACGAAGCATTGGATTTTTCTCCCCAGCGCATCCCGGAGGGGAGTAAATGTCGTGTCGTGAAATCCTATATGGCTCATCATCAGGGTATGGGATTGCTGGCCATTCTGAATCGGTTGACCCAGGGAGCGCTCCGTCGCCGATTCCAGGCGGAACCGGTCGTCCGCTCCGCGGAATTACTACTGCAGGAGCGGATTCCCAACGATTTTCCGATCTTCGAGCCGGAGGTTGCCACCGTCGAGGACCAGCAACTTTCGACCTTCAACGCTCCTTCGCGACGGCGAATCACCACTCCGGATACTCCCGTTCCACGCACGCATCTTTTATCCAACGGCCTTTACACCGTAATGATCACCAACTCCGGCGCGGGTTTCAGCCGCTATGGCGATATAGATATCACTTTCTTCCGCGCCGATCGGACGACCGACGACTGCGGACAGGTTATCTATTTGCGTGACCGCCGTTCCGGAAAAATCTGGTCCGTGGGCTATCAGCCGATCCGCAAAAAAACGTCCCATTATGAAGTCATCTTTTCGCTCGATAAGGCTGATATCCGCCAGTTTGATGACGGCATTGAGACGCATCTGGAAATCACCGTTCCCCCCGATCAGAACGTCGAGATTCGGCGACTATCGATAGCCAATCAATCGGCCCGGCAAGTCCGGTTGGATGCTACCAGCTATGCCGAGATTGTGCTCAATGATCATCGCGCTGACATGGCTCACCCGGTCTTTGGAAAGCTATTTCTGGAAACGGAATGGGTCCCGCAATACTGTGCCCTTCTATGCCAACGCCGGCCCCGTACTCCCAACCAGAAGACGGGCTGGGCCATGCACTTGCTGGTATGCGACTCCGGCGCGGGTTCTCTCTCCTGGGATACCGACCGTCGCAAGTTTCTCGGTCGAAGACGCTCCACAACCGACGCCATTTCACTCGAGCCGGATTGGGAGGCACTCTCGGAGACTGCGGGCCCTGTACTCGACCCGATATTTTCGATCCGCCGGGAAGTTCGTTTGAAACCCGGGGAAAAGAAGACCCTCACCTTCGTGACCGGCTGGGCCGATTCGCGCGAAGCGGCTCTCACGCTCGCGGAACACTACCATTCCATGGCCTCCATCACGCGAGCCTTTGAACTCTCCTGGGCTCACTCGCGAATTGAACTGCAGCACAGTCAGCTTCGAGCCGAGGACGTTCATCTCTTCCAGCGCCTGGCAGGGCACTTAATTTATCCTGTCAGCCCGCTCCGCGCAAAATCTGAACTCATGATTACCAATCGCGAAGGCCAATCGGGGCTCTGGCGATTTGGTATTTCCGGCGATCTGCCAATTCTGCTTCTGCAGCTCCACTCTCCCGCGGGGATGCCTATTGTTCGGCAACTTCTGCAGGCCCATTCGTTCTGGAACTCCAAAGGCTTGCGAATAGATCTTTTAATCTTCTGCGAAACGGCCAGCGGCTATCAGGATGATCTTTATTCGGAGGCAGTCAGTACTACCCGATCTATTGGGCTGGGGGACCGTATTGATCAACCGGCTGGTATTTTCATCCGTAAAGCGGCTCAAATGTCTCAGACGGATCGGACTCTACTGCTGACTTCCGCGCGGGTCGTTCTCAACGATGAAATTGGTCCGCTGGCCGAACAGATTGACAATCCGGAACCTATTAAGCCGTTGCCGCCCAAGGCTTACTTTCCGCTGGCAGCCCCCAACCGCTACGGCGTTGTGGAATTGCCGCGTAAAATTCAATTTGGGAATGAAACGGGATGCTTCACTGGCGATGGGTTGGAATATCTCATCGCGCCGCGGGATGCTTCGCGTATTCCAACACTCCCCTGGAGTAACGTGATTGCCAATCCGAACGCGGGATTTCTCGTCACAGATTCCGGGAGTGGCTTCGCCTGGGCGGGTAACAGCCAGGCCAATCGGTTAACGCCCTGGAGTAACGATCCCGTCTCCGATCCCCCGGGAGAAATCATTTATCTACAATCGCAAAGCACAGGAAATATCTGGTGCCCTACTCCCCTTCCGATCCGTGATGGGGGTAACATCCTCGTCCGACATGGCCAGGGCTACTCCGCATTCGAGCGTGTGGTCAACGATGTCAGCCACGAATTGACCCTGTTCGTACCCAAAAGCGATCCAGTCAAAATCAGCGTGTTGAAGCTGATTAATCAAGGGAATCGACCCGTTAAATTGAATGTCGTTTACTATCTTGAGTGGGTGCTGGGAACGAATCGCGAAATTACTACCCCCTATATCATTTGCGAGCAGGATCCCGAAACCCAGGCTCTCTTCGCACGCAATGCTTTCACGGCCCATAACCAGGACCGGCTCGCCTTCGCGGCCTCGAATATGAAGGAACTATCGTTCACCGCCGATCGCACGGAATTTCTGGGGCGTAATGGCAGCGTGACTAACCCGATCTCCTTTCAACGAGAAAATCTCTCCGGACGAACCGGGCCCGGTCTCGATCCCTGCGCGGCCTTAAGAGGATCGGTAACTCTTGAGCCGAAAGGGGAGCAGGAAATCATCTTCCTGCTCGGCGAAGTGCAAGGCGAAAGCGAAGCCCGGAAAATCATTCAGAAATACCTCGACTCGGCTACCGCAGAACAAAGCCTGGAAGAAGTGGTTTCCCAATGGGATGACATCTGCGGTAAAATTCAGGTCCAGACGCCCGATCCGGCTTTCGATCTAATGATGAATCGTTGGTTAATTTACCAGACGCTCAGCTGTCGTTTTTGGGCCCGTTCGGCATTTTATCAGTCGGGCGGCGCGTACGGTTTCCGGGATCAACTGCAGGATGTTGTCGCCCTGATTCACTCCGCTCCGGAAATTACGAGAGCTCACATTCTCAAGGCCGCCAGCCGGCAGTTTGTGGAAGGGGATGTTCAGCACTGGTGGCACGAACCCCAAGGCAATGGAGTTCGAACAACCTTCAGCGACGACTTTCTCTGGCTCGTCTACGTCAGCTGTCACTATGCCACTGTCACGGGGGATTTATCCCTGTTTCAGGAGGAAATATCATTCCTTCGCTCACCGGTGTTGAGCGAAACCGAACACGAGCGCTATGAAGTTCCCGAGAAATCGGATGAAAGCGCGCCGCTCTACGAGCACTGCAAACGGGCATTGGAGCATGGCTGGAAACTCGGCTCTCACGGGCTGCCGCTGATGGGCTGTGGCGATTGGAACGATGGGATGAGTTCCGTCGGCGTTAAAGGCAAGGGAGAAAGCATTTGGGTCGCCTGGTTTCAGATTTACTGCCACCGGGAATTCGCAAGGATTGCGGACCTTTGCGGGGATACCGAGACGGCCAAGTTAAGTCGCCAGCGAATGTCCCAGTTGCAGGCGGCCGTGGAGTCTCAAGGATACGATGGCGACTGGTACCTGCGAGCCTATTTCGACGATGGTACAGCCCTCGGCTCCCATAAGAACGACGAGTGTCAACTCGATTCCATCGTACAATCCTGGGCCGTGATTAGTGAAGCGGCCGATAAGGAAAGGGCCGAAAAGGGTATGGCCGCCGTACTAGCGCAGTTGGTCCGGTTATCGGATCGCTTGGTAGAACTTTTCAAACCCCCCTTCGATAGGGGACCACTCCAACCGGGCTATATCAAGGGATACGTTCCCGGCGTTCGAGAAAATGGCGGCCAGTACAATCACGCGGTAACCTGGGTGATCAAGGCCTTGGCCAAGCTGAGACGCAACAAGGACGCATACGATATTTTCAACCTATTGAACCCGGTGCGTTCCACGACCACACCCGAAGCTGTAACACGTTACGGAGGAGAGCCTTATGTCATCGCTGCGGACGTCTACAGCTGTCCGCCTCACGTGGGGCGAGTCGGCTGGACTTGGTACACCGGTTCGGCAGCCTGGTATTATCGAGTCGGTTTGGAAGACATACTGGGATTGAATCGCACGGGAGACGAACTTCGCCTGAATCCTTGCTTACCCGAGGATTGGCCAGAGGTTTCGATCAGCTATTATTTTGGCAAAACGCTCTATCGAATTCAGATCGACAATCGCAATCATCAGCCCGGAAGTACAGTACGACTTTCGCTGGATGGTCTTGAGCTGCCGGAGTTGACAATACCACTTCGGGAAGATGGCGAGACTCATGAAGTGCTCCTCAGTTATCGCAAGGCGATTGCAAAACAGGAGACCGTGGGAGTTGGAAGTTTCAAATCGCCCAGCGTGAAGCTCCAATAGCTTTGGTAAGCATTTGCAGCAGCGGCGGCATTGAAATTGCATGCAAGTACCTTATCCAAAACTTTCTGAAAGCTACTTCAATTTTCAGAATCTGCTATTGCATGCAATTTAGGAGTCGACCATGAGCAAAATCACGATGCACGAAACCACTTCTCGGATAAAAGTGGAAAATCGGGAAGAGCTGATCGAGTTGCTGAATCAGCAACTGGCGAATCTTTCCGATCTCTATTCCCAGACGAAATTCGCACACTGGAACGTTAAGGGAGCCAATTTCATTGCCGTGCACAAGCTATTCGACAAACTGGCTGAAGAAGTCGAAGACGCCATCGATGAAGTCGCCGAACGAGCCGCGGCCTTAGGGGGCTTGGCCAAAGGCACTTCTCGCATGGTTGCGGAATTCTCCCAACTAGGCGAATTTCCAGAAGGAACCACCGATTGTATGTCGGTTCTGGAAGTTGTTTCCGAGGCCTATGCGAATGTGGGAAACCGTATGCGCGAGGCTGTTACCCAAGCCGATGAATTGAAGGATGCCAACACAACCGACCTGTTAACACAAGTCTCGCGAATGCTGGACGAATCCCTGTATTTCCTGGAATCTCATGGCGTATGAACTCATTTCAAAGCATTGGCACACAAAGTGCGATTTAAGTAATATCTTCGACAAAACGAATTGTTCGAATTTCAGGAGAATAAAGATGTCTGAGACAACTCATCGCATTAAAGAGAAGATCACGGAAGCGGCCAACAAGGCGAAGGAATTGGGTCGTGAAGCCGTGGATACCAGTGTGGAAGTAGGCGAAAAGATCGGCGACAGAGCGGAAGAGCTTGCCGAAAAAGCAAAGCATCGCGCTCAGGAAGCGACCCACAAAGTGGGTGAGCACATCGAAGAAAGCGGTAAAAAAATCAAAAAGTCCGGATCTTGATCCTAGACTCCAGGCAAATTAATTTTTACTCTCCAGGGGTTGGGCTTGAGGGTTTGAACGTCGGTTTCTTCAAAGGAAACCGATTTTCAGATTCTTAAGTTCAACCCTTTATTCTTTTGAGGAATCTCGCCATGCCAACCGCAACGATTAAAGAACGAAACTTGCAGATCGCTTACCAGGACCTGGGAAGCGGAATTCCCCTCGTATTGCTTCATGCGTTCCCGCTCGATAGCGAGATGTGGTTCTACCAGTTGGAGGATCTATCGCGGGATTTTCGGGTAATCGCGCCCGATCTTCCGGGTTTTGGTAACTCCGACGATCCTACATCCGCTGCGACCGTAGATGTGACCGCGGATCTGATCGCCGATTTTCTGGATGTGATCGATGTAAAGGGGACCATTAATTTGTGCGGCATTTCCATGGGAGGTTACATAGCCTTGGCATTCGCACGCCGTCAACCTCAACGCTTGCATACCCTGATTTTAGTGGATACCAAAGCGGAGGCGGACGACGAAAAAGCTTTGGCCAATCGAACTAAAATGGCCGAACTCGCCCGGGAGCAAGGTCCTTCGGCAGTGATCTCCACCATGCTTCCCAATCTGTTGGGAAAGTCGACGCAAGAGGAAAATAAAATGGTCGTCGACAAGATTCAAGCAATCGGAAAGAGACAGAAAACTTCGGCGATAGTACGCGGATTGCAAATGCTGCGCGAACGGCCAGATGCCAATCCCGAGTTATCGCGCATCACCGTGCCCACGCTTGTAATGGTGGGCGACCAGGATGTCATAACTCCTCAGCACTGTTCGCAAAACTTGGTCGATAAAATCGAATTGGCAAAATTGGATCTTATACCGAATGCGGGACATCTCTGCCCGGTGGAGGCACCGCAGGACTTTAATGCAGCGATACGGGAGTTTCTAAAACGCAGACTTTAATTTCTTAACATTTGGCACAATGATTGCCCTGTTAGACTTTCAACTTGAAACAAGTTGAATTTTAAAGTCACCCCACACCTGCTATGGAGTCAAAAATGAAGGTAATTTATTCTGCTATCGCTTTGGCCAGTTTGTCGGTACTACCTCTGGCTTGTAATGAAAGTCAAAAAGGGGGCGTTGTAAACAGCAATCGCGAAGGAACGGGAACCCGCGAAACTTTTACGATTAAAGCTCCTTCGGGAACCACCTCAATCAAGCAAGGCGACAAGCAAACCGTAAAGATCAGCCTGGATCGGGCTTCGAACTTCAAACAGAGCGTCAAGCTCGAAGCAACTGCACCCAAAGGCATTAAAGTGGAGCCGAGCTCCATCACGATTCAGGCCTCCGACGGTGCGGAAACCAGTGTGGCAATCGAAGTGGATCGCGATGCCGCTTTAGGCGAACAGATCGTTAAGATTACTGGTACACCCGCTAGTGGTGCGGCTACCTCGGTAGATGTGAAAATCAAAGTAGAAGAAAACAAGAAGTAATCACTCTATCCGTCCGACTCCAAACCGGACGGTGATGTCCTTGCGTTTAAATGTGTCGATCTTTTTAATACGGATTCCCACTCGGAGGGGATTTACCATGTTACATTATGCATTACTATTTCTGATTTTAGCTCTCGTAGCCGGAGCCTTCGGTTTTGGATTGGTTGCAGGTACGGCGATCGTGGCGGCGAAATATCTCTTCTTCGCATTCCTGGTTCTGGCCGTGATCTCGCTGCTGACTGGCCGAAGCACTCGGGCTATTGATTAAATCTGTGTGACCGCTTATATCCGAGGATTGCGATTGACTAATTCCAATCCTCATTCATTATCCATTTCTATACAATTTCGCTCCTCCATTTTTTATATCGCAACACTATTTTCTCTACCGGCATGAGTCTTGCATATTATCTTCTATTCAACGACATAGGAGGTACTCATGTCACGCATACAAGACACGAATGGCGTCATTACTAAAGATATAACAGATCAACCGACGCTTACGGAATTAGTATCTGGAATCGTACAAGACACGCAAACTCTCTTCCGGCAGCAATTCGAAATGTTGCGAGCCGAGCTCAGAACTGAAGTCACTAAAGCGACTAACGCCGCTCAGTATATTGGAATAGGTTCTGGCATATTTATCCTAGGCTCGATCGCATTCGTTTTCGGAATCGCCTACTTGATCAATGCCCTGATTCCTCAAATTCCGCTTTGGGGTTCGTTTGGCATCGTCGGAATCGCTTTGATGATCGGCGGTTGCCTGGCATTTGAATTAGGACGCAGGTCCTTGAAATCCGTATCCACCGTGCCCGATAAAACTCTAAATGCTCTTCAGGAGAATGTCACATGGCTGACGAAACACCAGAATTAATCGAGTCTCAAATGGAAATGACCCGCGCATCCATTACCGATAAAGTCGCTGCTCTCGAACAGACGGTTAAAGGGACCTTAGAATCCGCGACGACTGCGGTGCAGGATACCGTTCACACGATTGAAGATTCAGTGAGCACGGCTGCCGAAGCCATTCGCGATTCTCTGGATCCCAGACCGTATATTCAGGAGCATCCCTGGTCTTCTGTGGGAACCGCCGCCGCTCTAGGCTTCATTACCGCGTTGTGCGTTTTTCGCGGGAAGCGACCGGTAGCCCAGTCGAATCCACCGCAGACTTACACTCGGCCCTCCGCAGTCCGATCCGAAACTGTGGAATCCGCGCCCGCTCCACGGCATCAAAACATCGTTCTGGAACGCTTATGGGAGCGAGTGAATACGGAGATTGAAAAAATAACGGACAAAGCGATCTCTACGCTTTCGGGAACGCTGCAAAAGGCCATTGATGACGGAGTTCCCCGCGTTGTCGACAAACTCGTCGAAACAACGCTGCCCGAAACTTCCCATGCTTACGGCACGAATGGATTTGGCCGACGGGTCAATTTTTAACAGGCGAATTTTACCAGAACTGCTCACTATCCCAATATGAATCCTAACGTCTACAAACCCGACTGGCAGAGAGCGATCATCACCCTCTCTGCCGTCGTTACCATATTTTTCGCGGCCCTGCTACTTTACTGGGCTCGCGCTATTTTCATTCCCCTGGCTTTGGCGATCTTTCTCGCCTTTGTCCTGGCCCCGGTGGTGAACCATTTTCAACAATTTAAACTATTTCACTACTGGAAATTGGGGCGTCCGATATCGGTCATCATTGTCGTCAGTGCCGCTGTGCTGATCTCCACCTCCACCCTCTGGCTGGTCGGTCGGGAAATTGCCAGCTTGACTTCGACTCTTCCGCAGAATTCCGCCAAGATCAAGGAAAAGGTCGTCAAAATACGGAATTGGATAAGCCCTTCGGAAAGCGGCAATCTTGCAAAAATGTTCGATGAACTTCAGCAGACGATTTTGCCCGAAAGTAAGCCGGATATCCAGAATGCGGAAACCACAGGCGACCCGGGTAGTTTGCCTCCGACGGTCGTCATCGAACCTCGAAGCCCGACTTGGGCGGGACGCATTGAAGCTTTTATTTCTCCGGGTCTAGCTCTGCTTGGGCAACTGGCATTCTCGTTCGTGCTGGTGATTTTCATGCTCCTCAAACGTGAGGATCTGAGAAATCGCATGATCCGACTGGTGGGCAACGGCCGAGTCACCACGGTGACCAAAGCGCTCGACGATGCCTCTCAGCGAGTCAGCCGGTATTTACTGATGCAGTTGATCATCAATGTGGCCTTCGGCATTACCATCTTTCTTGCGATGCTGTTTCTCGGGGTCGAGTACGCAATGCTCTGGGGTTTTATCTCGATTCTATTAAGATACGTTCCCTATATTGGAACCTGGATTGGCCTTGCTCTGGTCGCTGTGTTTTCATTCGCCATCTCGGACAGCTTCAGTCAACCGATTTCTGTGATCGTTACTTATGCCACTCTAGAACTGATCACTGGAAATGTGCTCGAGCCTCGACTCTTCGGACATAGCCTGGGCATTTCCGAGGTCGCTCAATTAGTCGCCGCCGCTTTCTGGTCTTTTTTGTGGGGCCCTATCGGCCTGGTTCTTTCAGGACCATTGACTACCTGTCTGCTCGTTCTGGGAAAGTACGTTCCTCAAGCGAAGTTTCTCGATATCTTGTTGGGCGATGAACCGGCGCTGGAACCCCGGGTGGCCTTCTATCAGCGGCTGGCGGCGCGAGATCAGGATGAAGCGGCGGAAATCATTATCAAAGAATCGAAAACCAAGAGTCCGGGCGAAGTGTTCGATGAAGTATTTATCCCGGCTCTGAGTTATGCCCGCCGCGATGAAGATCTCGGGGAGTATTCCGAAGTTGAGATGAAAGGGATGATCCATCTGGCGCATGAAATTATTGAAGACTTTCTGGAAGCGCCTTCCTCGGGGCTGAGTAGTACGGAGCTTCCCTCGGAATCCGAGCCTCACGACTCCTCCCAGAGAGTGCCGATTTTCTTATGCCCTGCCCGTGATGAGATTGATCTTTTAGGAGCGGAAATTCTTTCCAAAATGCTCGATCCCAAGCAATGGGAAGCGGATATCACGGCGGATGTGACATTGACTTCCGAACTATTGGAAGCGATCCAGGAAAAGTCCCCACTGGCGATCTGCATTGTTTCAATTCCGCCCGGCGGAATCAGCCACATTCGATACCTATGCAAACGCATACGTGGCCGGTTTCCTGACGTCAAGATTCTCGTCAGCATCTGGGGACTGGCGGATGACGTAACCGCTCAAGAAAAGCAGTTGATTGAAGCGGGAGCCGATCATGTGGAAACTACCTTGAAATCGATGCAGCAATTATTGGGGAGTTGGCAAACGGCGTTGGTCGCTTCGATGACTTTCGAAACGCGCTGATCGCTTTTCTTGGCACGTTATATGCAAATATAAATTTCATGCGGTTGAACATAAGCTTCAACTGAGATTAACTGTAAGGAGATTCACCATGACAGATATTAAAGATCGCATGCGACATGGGATCGATAATGCGGCCGATAAGGCAAAGCAGATGACCGATAAAACGGCCAACGCTGCGGAAGCCGGTAAAGACCGAGCTGAAGGTTTTATAGATCAGGCAAAGGGTGTCGTAAACCAAGTGGCCGACAAGGTTCAAGATAATGTCAAGGGCGCTATCGATGCGGTGGATCATGCCGCCCACCAGGCTCGCGATAAAGCTCGCGACTTGGTTCACAGCGCCACCGACAATGCCACGCAAGCCGCGGACAAAGTCCAGAAATGGGCTGGGGACGCTTACGATGCCACAGCCGATACGGTTTCGGATTTCGGCAAAGAAGTCAGTACCATGGTTCGTAAATACCCCGTACAGGCCCTACTGCTCGGCTTCGGTGTCGGTATGCTGGTCGGCCGTTCGGTTCGTGCGTGATTGAGTTTCGAATACAACAGATTAAATGAGAGGACCGATAGGATCGGTCCTCTTTTTTTTGGGGGAAGGCGGAGTTCAATTTCCAACAAATCAGACCCAGAGCATGGATTCTACGAACATACCCGGGCCGAAGCCCAGTGCCAAACAAGGGCGAGGAGCATTTCGCAACCGATGCAATCGGAGAAGGAAGAGAACCGTCGCACTCGACATATTCCCATACTGCGATAAGACTTCTCGCGAAACGGCAATCTCATCCTCCCCCAATCCCAATACTTCACAAATCCCATTGAGAATCTTTGGTCCGCCAGGGTGGATCGCCCAGGATCTTATATCGGCTTGATTGAGATGCTGCGACTTAAGCCAACTTTCCAACCAGCCTGTCAAGTATTTGGCGATCATATTGGGAATCTTCGGGGAGAGTTCCATTTCAAATCCGTAATCGCCAATGCTCCAGGACATGGCGTCTTCCGAATCCGGCAACATGCAAGAACCTGTGGTCTTAAGTTCCCAGTTAGAACCG
The genomic region above belongs to Telmatocola sphagniphila and contains:
- the dps gene encoding DNA starvation/stationary phase protection protein Dps codes for the protein MSKITMHETTSRIKVENREELIELLNQQLANLSDLYSQTKFAHWNVKGANFIAVHKLFDKLAEEVEDAIDEVAERAAALGGLAKGTSRMVAEFSQLGEFPEGTTDCMSVLEVVSEAYANVGNRMREAVTQADELKDANTTDLLTQVSRMLDESLYFLESHGV
- a CDS encoding alpha/beta fold hydrolase; this encodes MPTATIKERNLQIAYQDLGSGIPLVLLHAFPLDSEMWFYQLEDLSRDFRVIAPDLPGFGNSDDPTSAATVDVTADLIADFLDVIDVKGTINLCGISMGGYIALAFARRQPQRLHTLILVDTKAEADDEKALANRTKMAELAREQGPSAVISTMLPNLLGKSTQEENKMVVDKIQAIGKRQKTSAIVRGLQMLRERPDANPELSRITVPTLVMVGDQDVITPQHCSQNLVDKIELAKLDLIPNAGHLCPVEAPQDFNAAIREFLKRRL
- a CDS encoding DUF1328 domain-containing protein, with product MLHYALLFLILALVAGAFGFGLVAGTAIVAAKYLFFAFLVLAVISLLTGRSTRAID
- a CDS encoding phage holin family protein, with amino-acid sequence MSRIQDTNGVITKDITDQPTLTELVSGIVQDTQTLFRQQFEMLRAELRTEVTKATNAAQYIGIGSGIFILGSIAFVFGIAYLINALIPQIPLWGSFGIVGIALMIGGCLAFELGRRSLKSVSTVPDKTLNALQENVTWLTKHQN
- a CDS encoding DUF883 family protein, yielding MADETPELIESQMEMTRASITDKVAALEQTVKGTLESATTAVQDTVHTIEDSVSTAAEAIRDSLDPRPYIQEHPWSSVGTAAALGFITALCVFRGKRPVAQSNPPQTYTRPSAVRSETVESAPAPRHQNIVLERLWERVNTEIEKITDKAISTLSGTLQKAIDDGVPRVVDKLVETTLPETSHAYGTNGFGRRVNF
- a CDS encoding AI-2E family transporter, whose protein sequence is MNPNVYKPDWQRAIITLSAVVTIFFAALLLYWARAIFIPLALAIFLAFVLAPVVNHFQQFKLFHYWKLGRPISVIIVVSAAVLISTSTLWLVGREIASLTSTLPQNSAKIKEKVVKIRNWISPSESGNLAKMFDELQQTILPESKPDIQNAETTGDPGSLPPTVVIEPRSPTWAGRIEAFISPGLALLGQLAFSFVLVIFMLLKREDLRNRMIRLVGNGRVTTVTKALDDASQRVSRYLLMQLIINVAFGITIFLAMLFLGVEYAMLWGFISILLRYVPYIGTWIGLALVAVFSFAISDSFSQPISVIVTYATLELITGNVLEPRLFGHSLGISEVAQLVAAAFWSFLWGPIGLVLSGPLTTCLLVLGKYVPQAKFLDILLGDEPALEPRVAFYQRLAARDQDEAAEIIIKESKTKSPGEVFDEVFIPALSYARRDEDLGEYSEVEMKGMIHLAHEIIEDFLEAPSSGLSSTELPSESEPHDSSQRVPIFLCPARDEIDLLGAEILSKMLDPKQWEADITADVTLTSELLEAIQEKSPLAICIVSIPPGGISHIRYLCKRIRGRFPDVKILVSIWGLADDVTAQEKQLIEAGADHVETTLKSMQQLLGSWQTALVASMTFETR
- a CDS encoding CsbD family protein — its product is MTDIKDRMRHGIDNAADKAKQMTDKTANAAEAGKDRAEGFIDQAKGVVNQVADKVQDNVKGAIDAVDHAAHQARDKARDLVHSATDNATQAADKVQKWAGDAYDATADTVSDFGKEVSTMVRKYPVQALLLGFGVGMLVGRSVRA